The Oscillatoria acuminata PCC 6304 genomic interval TCGGGTTTCATCGGGAGGCAACACATCAGAACCAATCGAGGTTAAAGTCCCCCGAACCGTACCATATTCTGTCGCCGGGAAAGCTTCGATACTAATCTCAACCGGGACTCCAGGCTGTCCTTCCGCTCGACTCTTTCGCAGAGCATCTAACACCATTGCAATATCTTGGTTCTGGATATACATCGATGCTTCGAGTTCGTTATTCGGAACAATTTTTAAGAGCGGTTCCGGGGATTGGGCTAGGGTGACAAATCCGGGAGAATTGGGTTTCAAATCAAACACATACCCATCCACTGGAGCCTTGAGTTCTTGATACTGGAGTTCCAAATTGGCCTTGGCTAACTGTCCGTCAATTTGGGAAATCCGCTTGTCATTTTCTAGTTTTAAGCGGCTGAGTTGTCCATTAATATCCGCAATTCGTTTTTGATTGTCGGCAATGCGGGTTAACACATCGCGCTGAGAAATGGCTCGGGTATTTTGGACCTCTTGACGCGATCGCGACATCGCTACATTCAGCCGCTCTTGTTCACTCAAAAGGCGATCGACTTCGGCAGAACGAGAAAGCACTTCATTTTGCAGGCGCAAAATTTCTCCTTCCCTTGCCGCAATCTCATTTTCAGCCCGTAAAATTTCTGATTCCCGAGCCGAAATTTCACTCCGAAAACGCAAAAGTTCCTCTTCCCGTCGGGCAATCTCATCTTCACTTCGTAGGACCTCGGCTTCCCGAGAGGAAATTTCATTTTGCTGGGTCAGAATTTGAGCTTCCTGGGCAGCAAGTTGTTGCTGGCGACTCAACAATTCCGCTTCCCGATTAGACACTTCCGCTTGAGAGCGCAAAATTTCTTGTTCCTGGCGCTCTTCTTGCAGTTCAGACAATGCCCCTTCTGCCACCACAGGTTGAATCCGGCCCATAATACTTTGATTCACGGAGAGGCCCTGTTTTGCCGTTTCCAGTTGCGCCCGAGCGGTCGGTATTTGTCGCCGAGCAGTTTCGAGTTGTTCCAGGGCCCTGGGTAGCTGGCGACGGGCATTTTCCAACCGTTCCCGAGCCTTCGGGAGGTCTTGTTTGGCATTTTCTAGACGTTGTTGCGATGCCACAAATTGTCTTTTAGAGTTCTCCAATTGGTCGCTGACGTTGGGCAATTGCCGCTGGGCGCTTTCTAATTGTCTGCGGGCGGTTTCTAATTGTCCTTGGGAGATGGCAATTTGACCTTGAGCCGTGGGAATTTGGTTGTTCACCTGGTTGAGTTGTTTTTCCAACTCATCTACCCGTAATGACACCGCTTGTTCCCGCGACTGAGATTCGTTTCGAGAGGCGATTAGTAATTGCTGTTGATTGAGGTCAAAGTCACCTCCATTGCTGGCGACAGCGGCCCCATTGAGTTGTGCTTGTAAAAATTGTGTTTCCGAAATTAAATTCGCTCGGAGTTTGGTCAGATTTTCCAGTTCTGAACCCGCTTCTCCTACGGTATTCCCACTGAGTGCGGCTGTAAAAAACTGGTTTTCTCGCATCAGGGCATCTCGTTGTTGCTTGAGAGACTCCACATCAGCTTCAGGACTGGTGGGGTCTAAGGTCAGCAAGAGTTGGCCTTTTTTCACCAACTGGCCGCCTTGAACATGAATTTCCCGCACCACCCCACTGGTGGGGGGTTTCACTTCAACTATCGCCCCCTGGGGTTCTAATTTACCAGAGGTGGCAACGGATTGATCAATTTGTGCCCAAGCTGCCCAGGCAACACCGGAAGCGGTCATCCCCATAATTAACCAGATGAAGACACTAGACCAAATCGGGGGGCGTTCTAAGATAACGGGTTGGTCGAAAACTGCTGATTTCATGGGTTTTAGGAGCTAGGTTTTATGAAGGATGGGGGGATGGGGGAGAATTGGGAGATGGTGGAGAATTGGGAGATGGGGGAGAATTGGGAGATGGGGGAGAATTGGGAGATGGGGGAGAATTGGGAGATGGGGGAGAATTGGGAGATGGGGGATTTTGCCCTCATCTCTCATTCTGCCCATTTCATTCCTAGACTTGTGATTCCTGTTGTTGGTACAGGCAATAGTAGAGACCTTTGAGGGCCATT includes:
- a CDS encoding HlyD family efflux transporter periplasmic adaptor subunit → MKSAVFDQPVILERPPIWSSVFIWLIMGMTASGVAWAAWAQIDQSVATSGKLEPQGAIVEVKPPTSGVVREIHVQGGQLVKKGQLLLTLDPTSPEADVESLKQQRDALMRENQFFTAALSGNTVGEAGSELENLTKLRANLISETQFLQAQLNGAAVASNGGDFDLNQQQLLIASRNESQSREQAVSLRVDELEKQLNQVNNQIPTAQGQIAISQGQLETARRQLESAQRQLPNVSDQLENSKRQFVASQQRLENAKQDLPKARERLENARRQLPRALEQLETARRQIPTARAQLETAKQGLSVNQSIMGRIQPVVAEGALSELQEERQEQEILRSQAEVSNREAELLSRQQQLAAQEAQILTQQNEISSREAEVLRSEDEIARREEELLRFRSEISARESEILRAENEIAAREGEILRLQNEVLSRSAEVDRLLSEQERLNVAMSRSRQEVQNTRAISQRDVLTRIADNQKRIADINGQLSRLKLENDKRISQIDGQLAKANLELQYQELKAPVDGYVFDLKPNSPGFVTLAQSPEPLLKIVPNNELEASMYIQNQDIAMVLDALRKSRAEGQPGVPVEISIEAFPATEYGTVRGTLTSIGSDVLPPDETRRFYAFPATITLDSETFLLNNGLQVELQSGMAVQGNIKIGRRSVLQIFLSRMTNQTRSIETVK